From Pedobacter indicus, a single genomic window includes:
- a CDS encoding efflux RND transporter periplasmic adaptor subunit, whose amino-acid sequence MNKNLRALKNALIFSAFTGLSTFMLTACNSKASDADKRLLTLPVYQIDTGTAVTVKDYLGTIEGKVNVEIRPQVEGILEKIYVDEGSYVKEGQNLFKINASPYQEALKNAAAEARVERAKEENAQLEVESLEPLVENEVISDVQLKTAQSNKEVASASVAKADAAVATAKINLDFTNIKAPTSGYIGRIPKRIGNLVTKGDSQPLTVLSDTREVYVYFAMSESDFLYFTKKGREGDSTDIRNNTSLIPYVRLILADGSEYKERGVVDAVDGRVNSTTGAISLRATFPNPDNILRHGNTGTLKMEELKPGSLLVPQVAVLELQAIQYVYVLQDDNSLKMQAIEIDGTSGSNYIVTKGLKPNDKVVTSGLDKLEEGMIIDPNLQNSKDV is encoded by the coding sequence ATGAACAAAAACCTGAGAGCATTAAAAAACGCTCTGATATTCAGCGCATTTACAGGCTTATCCACGTTTATGCTAACAGCTTGTAATTCCAAGGCTTCCGATGCAGATAAGAGATTATTGACCTTGCCGGTGTATCAAATTGACACGGGTACAGCGGTTACTGTCAAAGACTATTTAGGAACTATTGAAGGAAAGGTAAATGTGGAGATTCGTCCACAAGTTGAGGGAATCCTTGAAAAGATCTATGTAGACGAGGGTTCCTATGTAAAGGAGGGTCAGAATCTTTTTAAGATTAACGCTTCTCCATACCAAGAGGCCTTGAAAAATGCCGCCGCGGAAGCGCGAGTTGAAAGAGCTAAGGAGGAAAACGCTCAACTCGAAGTTGAGAGTCTTGAACCACTTGTTGAAAATGAAGTCATCTCTGACGTTCAATTAAAAACAGCACAATCCAACAAAGAGGTTGCATCTGCTTCGGTAGCAAAGGCTGATGCCGCAGTGGCAACTGCAAAAATCAACCTTGATTTTACCAACATCAAAGCCCCGACTAGCGGTTACATCGGCCGTATTCCAAAACGTATCGGTAATTTGGTGACGAAAGGCGACTCACAACCTTTAACGGTACTTTCTGATACTCGGGAGGTATATGTATATTTTGCAATGAGTGAATCAGACTTTTTATACTTCACAAAGAAAGGAAGAGAAGGAGATTCAACGGATATTCGGAATAATACATCGTTAATACCCTATGTACGACTGATCTTAGCCGATGGCAGCGAATACAAAGAACGTGGGGTTGTGGACGCAGTAGATGGACGGGTAAACAGTACAACCGGGGCCATCTCATTAAGAGCGACCTTCCCAAATCCAGACAATATTCTAAGACACGGGAATACGGGTACTCTTAAAATGGAGGAACTAAAACCGGGTTCGCTACTTGTCCCTCAAGTAGCAGTTCTTGAACTCCAGGCGATACAATACGTGTATGTTTTGCAGGACGATAATTCTCTTAAAATGCAAGCTATCGAGATTGACGGCACTAGTGGCTCTAACTATATCGTCACCAAAGGTTTAAAACCTAACGATAAAGTAGTTACTTCCGGTTTAGACAAATTGGAAGAAGGGATGATTATCGATCCAAACCTTCAGAACTCAAAAGACGTTTAA
- a CDS encoding sugar phosphate isomerase/epimerase family protein — MKTIKGPGIFLAQFLGDESPFNSLESICKWAKSIGFEGVQIPTWATNYFDLKLAAESTDYAQQIKGQIKEWGLSITELSTHLQGQLVAVHPAYDEMFDGFAPSQYHKNPKARTEWAIQQLKYAAKASRNLGLEAVATFSGALLWHTVYPWPQRPAGLVDTGFNELANRWLPILNEYEENGVDLCYEIHPGEDLHDGVSYERFLKKVNNHARACLLYDPSHFVLQGMDYLSYIDYYHERIKMFHVKDAEFNPTGKQGVYGGYSDWIDRAGRFRSLGDGQVDFKAVFSKLAGYDFDSWAVMEWECAIKHPEQGAIEGAKFIADHIIRVTDKAFDDFASTGSNEELNRRILGLD; from the coding sequence ATGAAGACAATAAAAGGACCGGGTATATTCTTAGCACAATTTTTAGGAGATGAATCACCATTTAACAGTCTGGAATCTATTTGTAAATGGGCAAAAAGTATCGGATTTGAAGGTGTTCAGATACCTACATGGGCTACAAACTATTTTGATCTAAAATTAGCGGCAGAGAGCACAGATTACGCACAGCAAATAAAAGGACAGATTAAGGAGTGGGGTTTATCGATAACTGAGCTTAGTACGCATCTTCAAGGCCAACTGGTCGCTGTTCATCCCGCTTACGATGAGATGTTTGACGGGTTTGCGCCTTCACAGTACCACAAAAATCCTAAAGCGAGAACCGAATGGGCCATTCAACAATTAAAATATGCTGCAAAGGCTTCCAGAAATCTAGGCCTTGAGGCAGTGGCTACCTTTAGCGGAGCATTGCTTTGGCATACTGTTTATCCCTGGCCACAGCGTCCGGCGGGTTTAGTAGATACAGGTTTTAATGAATTGGCAAACCGTTGGTTGCCCATTCTAAATGAGTACGAAGAAAACGGAGTTGATTTATGCTATGAAATACATCCAGGCGAAGATCTGCACGACGGTGTCAGCTATGAGCGCTTTCTGAAGAAGGTAAATAACCATGCCAGAGCGTGTCTCTTGTATGATCCCTCACACTTTGTACTACAGGGAATGGATTATCTTTCTTATATCGATTATTACCACGAGCGTATCAAGATGTTTCACGTAAAGGATGCCGAATTCAACCCAACCGGAAAGCAAGGTGTATATGGTGGTTACTCTGACTGGATTGATCGTGCCGGTCGTTTTCGCTCTCTTGGTGATGGGCAGGTCGATTTTAAAGCTGTTTTTAGTAAACTTGCTGGCTACGATTTTGATAGTTGGGCTGTGATGGAATGGGAGTGTGCTATCAAACATCCAGAGCAAGGAGCAATTGAAGGGGCAAAGTTCATTGCTGATCATATTATCCGGGTAACCGACAAAGCTTTTGATGATTTCGCATCTACCGGGAGCAACGAAGAGCTCAACCGTCGGATTTTGGGCCTTGACTAA
- a CDS encoding amino acid permease — translation MEIKNESQSNNRELKRGLLNRHIQLIALGGAIGTGLFLGIGPAAVLAGPSVILGYAVAGIVAFLIMRQLGEMVVEEPVAGSFSHFAYRYWGTFPGFASGWNYWILYILVSMAELTAIGVYIQFWWPEIPLWVSSLFFFFVINALNLASVKIYGEAEFWFSIVKVVAIIAMIIFGTYLLISGSGGERASITNLWNDGGMFPKGLFSNAPDGSYQGLLSAMAFIMFSFGGLELIGITAAEAENPEKNIPKATNQVIYRILIFYIGALIILFSLSPWREITTGSSPFVAVFDTLKGFEFTLFGRTFYFTSIIANALNIIVLTAALSVYNSSVYSNSRMLFGLAKQGNAPSVLSKLSKNHVPVRAILVSAFFAAICIVINKIMPEEALGILMSLTVSALVINWFIISITHLYFRNAKIKEGVKPKFSVFWYPFTNYFCIVFLLSMLGIIWVTGMKTSVELIPVWLILLYISYRLTKKNRKLDT, via the coding sequence TTGGAAATAAAGAACGAATCTCAATCTAACAACAGAGAACTAAAGAGAGGCTTACTTAATCGGCACATTCAGTTGATTGCCTTAGGCGGAGCGATAGGAACTGGGCTGTTCTTAGGAATCGGGCCAGCAGCCGTCTTAGCCGGCCCATCAGTTATCTTAGGTTATGCAGTCGCTGGAATAGTTGCTTTCCTGATTATGAGGCAACTCGGAGAGATGGTAGTTGAAGAACCAGTAGCCGGAAGCTTTAGTCATTTCGCATATCGATATTGGGGAACATTTCCAGGCTTTGCTTCCGGCTGGAACTACTGGATCCTCTACATCTTGGTCAGCATGGCCGAACTCACGGCTATTGGTGTATACATACAGTTTTGGTGGCCGGAAATACCTCTATGGGTTTCAAGTCTTTTCTTCTTCTTTGTTATTAATGCGCTAAACCTAGCGTCCGTAAAGATCTATGGGGAAGCTGAATTCTGGTTTTCAATTGTTAAAGTCGTGGCTATCATAGCGATGATTATTTTCGGTACTTATTTATTGATTAGCGGCTCTGGCGGAGAGCGAGCAAGTATCACCAATCTTTGGAACGATGGCGGGATGTTCCCTAAAGGTTTATTTTCTAATGCTCCTGATGGTTCATATCAAGGCTTGCTATCGGCCATGGCGTTTATTATGTTCTCATTTGGAGGTTTAGAGTTGATCGGTATCACGGCTGCCGAAGCAGAAAACCCTGAAAAGAATATCCCTAAAGCAACTAATCAGGTTATTTATCGAATCCTGATATTCTATATCGGGGCGCTTATTATCCTTTTTTCTCTTTCACCTTGGAGGGAGATTACAACGGGAAGTAGCCCTTTTGTCGCTGTTTTCGACACCTTGAAGGGGTTTGAATTCACTTTATTCGGAAGAACCTTTTATTTTACAAGCATCATTGCAAATGCGTTGAATATTATTGTGCTAACGGCTGCGTTGTCCGTATACAATAGCAGTGTTTATTCAAATAGCCGTATGCTTTTCGGTTTAGCAAAACAGGGAAATGCGCCATCGGTGCTTTCAAAACTCAGCAAAAACCATGTTCCCGTTAGGGCAATTTTAGTATCCGCCTTCTTCGCAGCAATTTGCATTGTCATTAATAAAATTATGCCGGAAGAAGCATTAGGTATTTTAATGTCCTTAACGGTATCTGCTTTGGTTATCAACTGGTTCATCATTAGTATTACCCATTTATATTTCAGAAACGCGAAGATAAAAGAGGGGGTCAAGCCAAAATTTTCGGTCTTCTGGTATCCATTTACCAACTATTTTTGTATCGTGTTTTTACTTTCCATGCTGGGCATCATCTGGGTAACCGGTATGAAAACCTCCGTAGAACTGATCCCTGTATGGTTAATTTTGCTCTACATCAGTTATCGTCTAACGAAAAAGAATAGAAAATTGGATACATAA
- the era gene encoding GTPase Era, with translation MSHKAGFVSLVGKPNAGKSTLMNALVGEKMSIITPKAQTTRHRILGIVNGSDYQIVFSDTPGMIKPNYDLQESMMNFVQGSLIDADLVLLVTDINERYDETEMIERISKADVPVAVLINKIDKSTEEWVNKKIEFWEKVLQPTAIFAISAKLEHNVEAVQQFIMDNLPEHPPYYDKDTLTDKSERFFVSEIIREKVFKLFEKEIPYSAEVIINSFKDEERIVRISAEIIVERDSQKNIIIGKGGTMIKKVGTYARQDIEEFLQKKVFLELFVKVIADWRTKKNYLKRFGYEH, from the coding sequence ATGTCGCATAAAGCAGGATTTGTCAGTTTAGTCGGAAAGCCCAACGCAGGGAAATCAACGTTGATGAATGCCTTGGTAGGTGAAAAAATGTCAATTATTACGCCGAAAGCACAAACCACGCGACATCGTATTTTAGGAATTGTCAACGGCTCTGACTATCAAATCGTTTTTTCCGATACACCGGGAATGATCAAACCGAACTATGACCTGCAAGAATCCATGATGAACTTCGTGCAGGGTTCGCTGATTGACGCCGATTTGGTTTTGCTGGTAACTGATATCAACGAACGATATGATGAGACGGAGATGATCGAACGGATTAGTAAAGCCGATGTACCTGTTGCAGTCCTGATCAACAAGATCGACAAGTCGACTGAGGAGTGGGTGAATAAGAAAATAGAGTTTTGGGAAAAGGTTTTACAGCCTACCGCCATTTTCGCTATTTCGGCCAAGCTAGAACATAATGTTGAAGCTGTTCAACAATTCATCATGGATAATCTTCCGGAGCATCCGCCATATTATGACAAGGATACCCTTACCGATAAGTCGGAGCGCTTTTTCGTTTCAGAAATTATTCGTGAGAAAGTATTTAAGCTTTTTGAAAAGGAGATTCCTTACAGTGCTGAAGTGATTATCAATTCCTTCAAGGATGAAGAACGTATTGTTAGAATAAGTGCAGAGATTATTGTTGAGCGCGATTCACAAAAAAATATCATCATCGGAAAAGGGGGTACAATGATTAAGAAGGTAGGAACGTATGCACGCCAGGATATTGAGGAATTTCTTCAGAAGAAAGTGTTTCTAGAGCTGTTTGTCAAGGTAATTGCTGACTGGCGAACAAAAAAGAACTATTTAAAGCGATTCGGGTACGAGCATTAG
- a CDS encoding L,D-transpeptidase family protein, with protein MKCFYRYFIKIFAILWVAGLTSCGSSNRTENRASDVQDSIRAIENWNETIPGSFSEQKLYPFDSTKIDSFLAKYPLFAPLDSNLIFFYRNRDFNYAWFDERGLIEQSGNLVARVSNLKDEGVFKIPPYKGQLDSLLLETRTDKDGSHLNLDLELMLTAQYFNFAQLAWTGMDESTSKSLKWYLPRKKVSYNQFLDSLLGSGSKEIDEIKEPVYRQYELLKAYLAQFRELDEREPEWPIIELDKTSYKVQDSSAVILAIKKRMNLLGDFEGDISSPIFDDDLFRAVQHYQARLGLTDDGVIGKGTIATLNISPKERIKQIMVNMERCRWLPLSLQEDYLAVNIPEFKLHVYHTDSLLWSSNVVVGKTLHETVTFAGDLKYVVFSPYWNVPASIVKNEIVPAMNRNSGYLRRNNMEITGRSGGLPIIRQKPGPNNSLGLVKFLFPNSYNIYLHDTPSKSLFSQSSRAFSHGCVRVSEPKKLAQFLLRNDTAWTEEAIDRAMHSGKEKYVTLNKPVPVFITYFTAFVDRQGQINFRQDIYKRDDRLADFLMLVPESL; from the coding sequence ATGAAATGTTTTTATCGATATTTTATCAAGATATTCGCAATCCTATGGGTGGCGGGGCTCACTTCTTGCGGAAGCTCGAATCGAACAGAGAATCGGGCAAGTGATGTACAGGATTCGATCCGAGCAATCGAAAATTGGAACGAAACCATTCCAGGGAGTTTTAGCGAACAAAAGTTATACCCATTCGATTCGACAAAAATCGATTCATTTTTAGCAAAATATCCTCTTTTTGCGCCTTTAGACTCAAACCTTATTTTCTTTTACCGGAACAGGGACTTTAATTATGCGTGGTTTGATGAACGGGGGTTAATAGAACAGTCGGGAAATTTAGTCGCCAGGGTCTCCAATTTAAAAGACGAAGGGGTGTTTAAGATACCGCCTTATAAAGGTCAACTCGATTCTCTCTTACTCGAAACACGAACAGATAAAGATGGTTCTCATCTTAATTTGGATCTGGAGCTTATGCTTACTGCTCAATATTTCAATTTCGCACAACTGGCGTGGACCGGGATGGACGAATCAACCTCCAAATCGCTCAAATGGTATCTTCCAAGAAAGAAAGTGTCATACAATCAATTTCTGGACAGCTTACTCGGATCAGGCTCTAAGGAAATTGATGAAATCAAAGAACCAGTCTACCGGCAATACGAACTTTTAAAAGCGTATTTAGCTCAATTTCGTGAACTCGATGAACGGGAACCGGAATGGCCGATAATTGAATTAGATAAAACTTCCTATAAAGTTCAGGACTCATCGGCTGTGATTCTAGCAATTAAAAAACGAATGAATTTGTTGGGAGATTTTGAGGGTGATATAAGCTCTCCAATATTCGACGATGACTTGTTTCGTGCCGTTCAACATTATCAAGCGCGGTTGGGTTTAACGGATGATGGCGTCATTGGCAAGGGTACCATAGCGACACTGAATATCAGTCCGAAAGAACGAATCAAGCAGATTATGGTCAATATGGAAAGGTGCCGTTGGCTCCCGCTAAGTCTTCAAGAAGATTATTTAGCAGTCAACATCCCCGAGTTCAAACTGCACGTTTATCATACCGATAGCTTATTGTGGAGTAGCAATGTGGTAGTAGGAAAAACGCTCCATGAAACTGTAACCTTTGCTGGAGATCTCAAATATGTGGTTTTCAGTCCCTATTGGAATGTACCAGCCAGCATCGTCAAGAACGAAATCGTGCCGGCTATGAATCGGAATTCTGGTTACTTGCGCCGGAATAACATGGAAATAACAGGTCGGAGTGGCGGTTTACCGATTATCCGGCAAAAACCAGGACCGAATAACTCTTTAGGTTTGGTGAAATTTCTATTTCCGAACTCTTATAATATTTATTTGCACGATACACCATCTAAATCTTTATTCTCTCAAAGTTCCAGAGCGTTTAGTCACGGTTGTGTCCGCGTAAGTGAGCCAAAAAAGCTAGCACAGTTTCTTCTCAGGAACGATACAGCATGGACGGAGGAAGCCATCGACCGGGCAATGCATAGCGGAAAAGAAAAATATGTTACACTGAATAAACCGGTTCCCGTATTTATAACATACTTTACGGCATTTGTAGACCGACAAGGACAAATTAACTTTCGTCAGGATATTTATAAACGTGACGACCGCTTGGCAGACTTCCTAATGCTCGTACCCGAATCGCTTTAA
- a CDS encoding type II toxin-antitoxin system HipA family toxin has protein sequence MTQERKEILVYAHWDGIEDPFLMGSLYATPSRGKEIFSFEYAKEWLQSDYAQIIDPDLQLFEGAQYLTDEKSSFGIFLDSSPDRWGRVLMMRKEAAKARKEERRPNTLMESDYLLGVYDNNRMGGLRFKTTSDGAFLNDDEAMAAPPFAALRDLEFASLQLEKEDASENPEYLKWLNMLMAPGSSLGGARPKANIRDTEGSLWIAKFPSQNDRQDMGAWEMLAYRLAIQSGIEMAPSRIQKFSHHQHTFLTQRFDRNNASARIHFASAMTLLGYTDGTDYQDGVSYLELVEFLMQNGTNVDNDLKKLWSRIVFNIAISNTDDHLRNHGFLLRDSGWILSPAYDINPTPNGTGLKLNISETDNALDFDLVREVALYFRLKEKEADAIINTIGQNVAQWEQIATDLGIPRNEMELMKNAFKY, from the coding sequence ATGACACAGGAACGAAAAGAAATATTGGTATATGCGCATTGGGATGGAATTGAAGATCCATTCTTAATGGGGAGTTTATATGCTACGCCATCCAGAGGAAAAGAAATATTTTCCTTTGAATATGCTAAAGAATGGTTACAATCGGATTATGCCCAGATCATAGATCCAGATTTACAATTATTCGAAGGAGCCCAGTACCTGACTGATGAGAAATCCAGTTTCGGTATTTTCTTGGATTCCTCACCTGATCGATGGGGTCGAGTTTTAATGATGCGTAAAGAGGCTGCTAAAGCTAGGAAAGAAGAACGCCGGCCTAACACTTTAATGGAATCGGATTACCTACTCGGAGTTTATGATAATAACAGAATGGGAGGACTTCGTTTTAAAACAACGTCCGATGGTGCATTTTTAAATGATGATGAAGCGATGGCCGCACCACCTTTTGCTGCACTTCGGGATCTTGAATTTGCCAGCTTACAACTAGAAAAAGAAGATGCCTCAGAAAATCCGGAATACCTAAAATGGCTTAATATGCTAATGGCACCAGGATCTTCTTTGGGAGGTGCAAGACCCAAGGCAAACATTCGGGATACTGAAGGAAGTTTATGGATTGCTAAATTCCCAAGTCAAAATGATCGTCAGGATATGGGCGCTTGGGAAATGCTTGCCTATCGGCTTGCCATTCAATCTGGTATTGAAATGGCACCGTCAAGGATACAAAAATTCTCACACCATCAACATACATTTCTAACACAACGATTTGATCGTAACAACGCTAGTGCCCGTATTCACTTTGCTTCTGCAATGACCTTATTAGGATATACTGATGGAACGGACTATCAAGATGGGGTTAGTTATTTGGAGCTTGTGGAATTTTTGATGCAGAATGGAACTAACGTTGATAACGATCTAAAAAAATTATGGAGCCGCATTGTTTTTAATATAGCCATATCAAATACCGACGATCATCTTCGCAATCACGGATTCCTTTTGAGGGATTCGGGCTGGATACTTTCGCCGGCTTATGATATTAATCCAACCCCGAATGGTACTGGCTTGAAACTTAATATTTCAGAAACCGATAATGCGTTGGATTTTGACCTTGTACGAGAAGTAGCTCTATATTTTCGGTTAAAAGAAAAAGAGGCCGATGCTATTATCAATACAATTGGTCAGAATGTAGCCCAATGGGAACAAATAGCGACGGATCTGGGTATTCCAAGAAACGAAATGGAGTTAATGAAAAATGCATTTAAGTATTAA
- a CDS encoding helix-turn-helix domain-containing protein, producing the protein MPRNSLILLPKNRKLLQAVGENIKLARLRRKLTMGQVSERAGISRPTLSSLEKGSPSISLGIILQVLLVLGLEKDILLLAKDDTLGRKIQDADLTVKERGPKNTKK; encoded by the coding sequence ATGCCTAGAAATAGCCTTATACTACTACCTAAAAACCGGAAGCTTTTACAAGCAGTGGGAGAAAATATCAAGTTGGCACGCTTACGCAGGAAACTAACGATGGGTCAGGTTTCAGAGCGGGCAGGGATTTCCCGTCCTACACTTTCTTCCCTAGAAAAAGGAAGTCCTTCAATTTCTTTAGGTATTATTCTCCAGGTTTTATTAGTATTAGGATTGGAGAAGGATATATTGCTTTTGGCCAAAGATGATACATTGGGTAGAAAAATACAGGATGCCGATCTAACCGTTAAAGAACGTGGTCCAAAAAATACCAAGAAATAA
- a CDS encoding NAD(P)-binding domain-containing protein, which yields MASKEKTGQTTSQLIYKTEIVVIGAGQAGLSSAYHLKNLGLQQGRGFIVFDGSPSPGGAWQYRWPSLTLSTVNRIHDLPGMSFADTISDSRAPEVHANIAVPRYFECYEKTFDLSVYRPVKVNVVCEREGRLRVETDRGFFSARGIINATGTWDKPYIPEYPGAGLFRGDQLHTRDYRVAEDFVGKHVLIVGGGISAIQLLDEISRVTKTTWVTRRPPEFVEGSFDAERGRAAVAMVEDRVRRGLPANSVVSVTGLPVTPAIIAMRERGVLNRQPMFAEITGKGVRWEDGRTLDVDVILWCTGFRSSLDHLMPLMLREPSGGITMDGRLATRVAKDHRVHLVGYGPSASTIGANRAGRAAAQELMDHLGLKKRLEN from the coding sequence ATGGCTTCTAAAGAAAAGACAGGACAAACGACGTCTCAACTGATTTATAAAACAGAAATTGTTGTTATTGGGGCTGGCCAGGCGGGCTTGTCGTCTGCATATCACTTAAAGAACTTGGGCTTGCAACAGGGGCGCGGCTTTATCGTATTCGATGGTTCGCCCAGTCCGGGCGGTGCTTGGCAATATCGGTGGCCGTCGTTGACATTGAGTACGGTGAACCGAATTCATGATCTGCCGGGGATGTCTTTTGCAGATACGATCTCCGACAGTCGTGCTCCCGAAGTTCATGCCAATATTGCGGTACCGCGTTATTTTGAATGCTACGAGAAGACCTTCGATCTATCGGTATACCGACCGGTAAAAGTCAACGTGGTTTGCGAGCGGGAGGGTAGGTTGCGTGTAGAAACAGACAGGGGTTTTTTCTCTGCGCGTGGTATCATCAATGCTACAGGTACTTGGGATAAGCCCTATATCCCTGAATACCCGGGTGCGGGGCTTTTTAGAGGAGATCAGCTGCATACGCGGGATTATAGGGTAGCGGAAGATTTTGTGGGGAAACATGTGCTGATTGTAGGTGGGGGAATATCGGCGATTCAGTTATTAGATGAGATTTCACGGGTGACTAAGACGACCTGGGTAACGCGTCGTCCTCCGGAATTTGTTGAAGGATCTTTTGATGCTGAACGCGGGCGCGCGGCTGTAGCGATGGTGGAAGATCGTGTACGGCGGGGACTGCCAGCAAATTCGGTCGTGTCGGTAACGGGCTTGCCGGTAACCCCAGCGATCATTGCTATGCGGGAGCGGGGAGTGTTAAACAGACAGCCGATGTTTGCTGAAATTACGGGAAAGGGCGTGAGGTGGGAGGATGGACGGACATTGGATGTGGACGTGATTCTTTGGTGTACCGGTTTCCGAAGTTCGTTAGATCATCTGATGCCTTTAATGCTAAGGGAACCCAGCGGTGGGATTACGATGGACGGCCGGCTTGCAACGCGGGTTGCCAAGGATCACCGGGTTCATCTGGTTGGCTACGGCCCATCAGCATCAACGATTGGTGCAAATCGTGCCGGTCGTGCAGCTGCACAGGAGCTTATGGATCATTTGGGCCTGAAAAAGAGACTAGAAAATTAA
- a CDS encoding GDSL-type esterase/lipase family protein: MKSDVLYRLIALITCFFLLAAPTYSQDTHQVKPTHKIIYFGSSVPKGVGATNEYGYTSMFTDILKQQSAAGKTQWETVNISIGGDNTLKVLKRYEKDFLPQKGQYVIFALALGNEGIHEQGEPVFDQFERNMKILINKARSHGYTPVVTNSYTRNDYNEIDYRFIKQMNLLIHTWEVPSINLLGAIDDLAGHWTDGYWADSAHPNDAGHREMAYTIPPSLFDALEVNKPLPKRIEGSSLHFKNKGQRTKLFLFKPENIVHSFTTSINFKTAQPGTLMSFQTSGKNEGQKQGVLSIDDKGAVIYSSPKSDKISTINVNDSQWHTLTLTHYYAKGITLLYIDTELQGTVEEQLIATDFQIGGSDIPKKIAYKDWLFYRSGMNQDEISRIAEGPLLKSSLELYAPLDGKKVEVNDPSINLAQSLNTLIEQQK; the protein is encoded by the coding sequence ATGAAATCCGATGTACTATACAGATTAATAGCCCTTATTACCTGCTTCTTCCTCCTTGCTGCACCTACTTACAGCCAAGATACACATCAGGTAAAACCCACCCATAAAATCATTTATTTCGGCTCGTCAGTTCCAAAAGGTGTCGGAGCAACAAATGAATATGGCTATACAAGTATGTTCACGGATATCCTGAAGCAGCAATCAGCGGCAGGAAAAACTCAATGGGAAACCGTAAACATCAGTATCGGCGGAGACAATACTTTGAAAGTATTGAAGCGATATGAAAAGGATTTCTTACCACAAAAAGGCCAGTATGTCATTTTCGCACTAGCATTAGGGAACGAAGGTATCCATGAACAAGGGGAACCAGTTTTCGACCAGTTTGAACGAAACATGAAAATCCTCATCAACAAAGCCCGATCTCATGGGTATACCCCTGTTGTTACGAACAGCTATACGCGAAACGACTATAACGAAATTGACTACCGATTTATCAAACAGATGAACCTACTGATCCATACCTGGGAGGTGCCCAGCATCAATCTTTTGGGTGCGATCGATGACCTCGCAGGACATTGGACTGACGGCTACTGGGCAGATAGCGCCCATCCAAATGACGCTGGCCATCGTGAAATGGCTTATACCATTCCTCCCTCGTTGTTTGACGCGTTGGAAGTCAATAAACCCTTGCCAAAACGTATTGAAGGATCATCCCTTCATTTTAAAAACAAAGGGCAACGCACCAAGTTGTTCCTATTCAAACCAGAAAACATCGTTCACTCCTTCACCACCTCCATTAACTTTAAAACAGCGCAACCGGGCACGCTAATGTCGTTTCAGACAAGCGGTAAAAACGAAGGACAGAAACAAGGTGTGCTTAGCATCGACGACAAAGGTGCGGTAATATACAGCTCACCAAAGTCCGATAAGATAAGCACGATCAATGTAAATGATAGCCAATGGCACACCCTCACTCTGACGCACTATTACGCCAAAGGTATTACCCTGCTATACATTGATACGGAATTACAAGGAACTGTGGAAGAGCAGCTCATCGCGACGGATTTTCAGATCGGAGGTTCCGATATTCCAAAGAAAATAGCTTATAAAGATTGGCTCTTTTATCGTTCCGGAATGAACCAAGACGAAATTAGCCGTATTGCTGAAGGTCCGCTGTTAAAGTCCAGCCTTGAGCTTTACGCACCACTTGACGGTAAGAAAGTCGAGGTAAATGATCCTTCAATTAATCTCGCCCAGAGCCTCAATACCCTGATTGAGCAACAAAAATGA
- a CDS encoding GNAT family N-acetyltransferase, with product MDIRKAESSDIKDIMTIVKKVVPLMRASGNYQWSDDYPNPEVFQEDIDKDQLWVGIMDSKVVSVIAITNEQSPEYNDVGWDLNEDALVTHRLAVDPDLQGAGLARTMMNYAEKLAKERGIHVLRVDTNSENKATQALFPKLGYEYSGIISLRKNPDLRYFCYEKRI from the coding sequence ATGGACATTAGAAAAGCTGAATCCAGCGACATTAAAGACATCATGACGATTGTCAAAAAGGTCGTCCCACTTATGCGGGCAAGTGGCAATTACCAATGGTCAGACGATTACCCTAATCCAGAGGTTTTCCAAGAGGATATCGATAAAGACCAACTATGGGTGGGCATCATGGACTCAAAGGTAGTAAGCGTCATCGCCATCACCAATGAGCAAAGCCCGGAATACAACGATGTAGGTTGGGATCTTAACGAAGATGCTCTCGTTACACATCGACTGGCTGTTGACCCCGACCTACAGGGAGCCGGTTTGGCGAGAACAATGATGAACTATGCTGAAAAGCTAGCCAAAGAACGCGGCATCCATGTCTTACGAGTCGATACCAATAGTGAAAACAAGGCGACTCAAGCGCTTTTCCCCAAGCTAGGCTATGAATATAGTGGTATTATTTCGCTAAGGAAAAACCCAGATCTCCGCTATTTCTGCTACGAGAAAAGAATCTAA